The following DNA comes from Rubidibacter lacunae KORDI 51-2.
GTACAGCCACTCGTCGAGGCTGGCTGCTTCCCAAATCGGGTAGAAGTGCAGACCAATTGCGTTGGAAGACGGCACAACGGCACCGGAGATGATGTTGTTGCCGTACATCAGGGAGCCAGCAACCGGCTCGCGGATGCCGTCGATGTCGACGGGCGGGGCTGCTACGAAAGCGATGATGAAGCAGGTGGTAGCAGTCAAGAGCGTGGGGATCATCAGCACGCCGAACCAGCCTACGTAAAGGCGGTTTTCGGTACTGGTAACCCACTGGCAGAACTGCTCCCACAGGTTGGCGCTCTCGCGCTGCTGCAGGGTAGTCGTCATGATGAGTGCTTATTGATTATTCGTTGTGGTGCACTTGGCACCATGTGTGTCATGATAGCGAAACCTTGCTGATTGTAAAGCGAATTTAATATTCATCTAAGCGTCGCTTCTACCCAGGTGGCCATTCCATCTGGCGTCCGCCGAGAATATGGAAGTGCAGGTGATCTACGGTCTGACCGCCATCGCGACCGGTGTTGGCAACCACGCGATAGCCATCGCTCAGCCCAGCTTGCTCTGCAATCTGCTTAAGAGTGACTAGTAAGTGTCCGAGGAGGGCCCGATCGCCGAGTTCGGCTGCAGAAAGCCTTGGTATGGGCTTTTTGGGGATCGCGATAATGTGGACGGGCGCTTGCGGGTTGATGTCTTCAAAAGCAAGGACGAGGTCGTCCTCATATACGATGTTTGCCGGGATTTCTCGGCGAATGATTTTGCCGAAGATAGTGTCGCTCATAGAGATTGACCGAATTTCTGCTCTCATTTTAGGGGGGTGGGGTCCGACAGCCTGACTATAACGAGTGCGATCTGCGTCTTAGCCTGGATTATTCACGAAGATTTTTACGAGGCCTCAAACCTTTGCTCTGACTAGGCTCCAATCCAGGTGAATAGAAACGCACTGTCATTGAGCGAAAAAGTCTGCAAGTCTTTCACGGCAAAAGCTTTAGGGTCTCCGCATAAGAGTTCATGAATAATCCAGGTTAGAAAATGCAATGGCGTCGCACGTTTATGCGACTGACGAACTCGAACAAAAGTACTAATCTCAACCTACGGGTTGAGGAAGGAGTATGCTGGCTCGGGTTTGGAGTGCGACACTTGTTGGGATTGATGCCATCAAGGTTGGGGTTGAGGTAGATATATCTGGCGGCTTGCCGGGCATTGTTGTCGTCGGTTTGCCCGATGCGGCGGTACAGGAGTCGCGCGAGCGGGTGAAGGCCGCGCTCAAAAATGCCGAGCTTGCCTTCCCCATGCGCAAGATCGTTGTCAATCTGGCACCAGCAGATTTACGGAAGGAAGGACCGAGCTTCGATCTACCGATAGCCGTTGGGATTCTGGCAGCGTCAGAGCAAGCCAGCGCGCAGTTGCTGCGGGACTATCTTTTCTTAGGGGAAGTGTCGCTAGACGGCAGCCTGCGACCGGTTGCAGGTGTGTTGCCGATCGCCGCTGCCGCTGCACGTCTGGGAATTGCTGGGGTGGTGGTGCCAGCGGACAATGCCCGCGAAGCAGCTGTAGTGGAGGGATTGACCGTTTATGGCTGCAAGCATCTTGGTGAGGTTGCCGGATTGTTAAGCCATCCGCAGCAAGCTACTCCCGTTCGATCGGATGCCCGCGAGCAATCGATCCAATCTCCAGTTGCCGCGCCAGACCTCAAGGACGTGAAGGGACAGAGCCATGCGCGACGCGCACTAGAGATTGCAGCCGCCGGCGGCCACAATCTGGTCTTTGTCGGACCTCCGGGAAGTGGCAAAACGATGCTGGCCCGTCGCCTTCCGGGGATTTTACCGCCGCTGTCCTTTAGCGAGGCCTTAGAGGTGTCCCAAATCCATTCGGTGGCTGGATTGCTCAAGGAGCGCGGTTCGTTATTACACGAACGTCCGTTTCGCAGCCCGCATCATTCCGCATCAGGACCTGCTTTGGTCGGCGGCGGCAGCTTCCCGCGACCGGGAGAGATTTCCCTGGCACATCGCGGCGTGCTGTTTTTAGACGAGCTGACGGAGTTCAAGCGCAACGTGTTGGAGTACTTGCGCCAGCCCCTGGAGGACGGCTGCATATCCATTTCGCGAGCGCGTCAGTCGGTAGGATTTCCAGCGCGGTTTACGCTGATTGCAAGCACGAATCCTTGTCCGTGCGGGTACTACGGCGACCCAATCCAGTCTTGCTCTTGCTCGCGAGCGCAGCGCGAGCGCTATTGGGCGCGTCTCTCCGGTCCGCTCATGGACCGCATCGACCTACAGGTTGCGGTCAATCGGCTCAAGCCCGAGGAGATGACTCGCCAGGCACGGGGCGAGTCATCGGCGAGCGTTCGCGATCGCGTGAAGGCTGCTCGCGAACGGGCGTTCCATCGCTTCCAAGCTACCGGACTGAGTTGCAATGCCGAGTTGCAGAACCAGCAGCTGCAACGTGTCTGCACCTTGGACGATGCCAGCCGCGGGTTGCTGGAAGGGGCGATTAGACGTTTAGGATTGTCAAATCGCGCGATGGACCGGATATTGAAGGTGGCGCGCACGATCGCGGATCTAGCCGGTACAGATCGGCTGCAAGCCACGCATGTAGCCGAAGCTATCCAATACCGCACGCTCGACCGCATGCAGCAATGATGCCAATGTAAGCGCAACGTGTCTGCCAGGCGGCCGCTATGGCAGGAAATCGATTCAGTATCAGTATCAACTGCAGCGTG
Coding sequences within:
- a CDS encoding YifB family Mg chelatase-like AAA ATPase, giving the protein MLARVWSATLVGIDAIKVGVEVDISGGLPGIVVVGLPDAAVQESRERVKAALKNAELAFPMRKIVVNLAPADLRKEGPSFDLPIAVGILAASEQASAQLLRDYLFLGEVSLDGSLRPVAGVLPIAAAAARLGIAGVVVPADNAREAAVVEGLTVYGCKHLGEVAGLLSHPQQATPVRSDAREQSIQSPVAAPDLKDVKGQSHARRALEIAAAGGHNLVFVGPPGSGKTMLARRLPGILPPLSFSEALEVSQIHSVAGLLKERGSLLHERPFRSPHHSASGPALVGGGSFPRPGEISLAHRGVLFLDELTEFKRNVLEYLRQPLEDGCISISRARQSVGFPARFTLIASTNPCPCGYYGDPIQSCSCSRAQRERYWARLSGPLMDRIDLQVAVNRLKPEEMTRQARGESSASVRDRVKAARERAFHRFQATGLSCNAELQNQQLQRVCTLDDASRGLLEGAIRRLGLSNRAMDRILKVARTIADLAGTDRLQATHVAEAIQYRTLDRMQQ
- a CDS encoding histidine triad nucleotide-binding protein is translated as MSDTIFGKIIRREIPANIVYEDDLVLAFEDINPQAPVHIIAIPKKPIPRLSAAELGDRALLGHLLVTLKQIAEQAGLSDGYRVVANTGRDGGQTVDHLHFHILGGRQMEWPPG